The following proteins are co-located in the Engraulis encrasicolus isolate BLACKSEA-1 chromosome 2, IST_EnEncr_1.0, whole genome shotgun sequence genome:
- the ubn2b gene encoding ubinuclein-2b isoform X1, which yields MAEQRKVPFVTLATFNTSPASETKKRRREEDNDTSHGKNGGIGSAATGPGGGSSMFGNMKGNGNVADGTSGEPRAVTVRLNLSLSEPSDKGSAEYNYSELVQATQVKKKKPPQGPPPQGLTPNFDPNDPFGDDAKERMEVEALAKKFESKYGGNPSKKKRKDRIQDLVDIGYGYDETDPFIDNSEAYDELVPASLTTKLGGFYINTGTLQFRPASDSEGDDTTKDGNHLKAPAIEERVIKKRRKKQDGGLELEKKPRKMRVPKTGVSSLNRPEKKKRKKLMKDSLNLAAMLRRFAREKEEIRKKQPGVVKVTRGPNAANATATPNPAATQRPPVAVLNSHPPPGNAVPLGTAVTTPGGDFNMSDLTTDPAVMSLLGGAHDNEMLQDLMGDLDFGLLDSPTPASPRQQAENGNLLPGGQKAVVVPGGVAAAGRIPKGPLNPPPLPSGLPGPLVKRIEDLRAASRQFDQEGRKKFFTLDMNNILLDIELQVQEQPIEARSAVYSHMEAFVPCNKEALLKRLKKLSLNIQDDRLRTPLLKLKLAVCSVMPEQIARFNMDCMARVAKQQSEEGEKNGSEEDDEEKPGKRVMGPRKKFIWDDKLRNLLCILVRVKLGCYEREAQNSLSAEDYLKAFMETEVKPLWPKGWMQARILFRESRMAHNHLTGNSVKKRIVPTPKVKSKEVVWTPRATPVVVDPSSPLALVARQHLQPEQLRQSEPICLSDSLDEDLGTPSLDSISQALALLSNAAKGLIQGDGPAQASAPSSSSSLLQKKGPYVSTSFTGSPTLSSSSMAKGSPLAQAHRHSSSGAAESPRTPGSKASSSSSSSGSPSTGNKARPPPTASPLLPPQHKAFSLAGKVAKGGTVSAAEVILAASAQARAQQHAMAVAAAAAAAASSSSSPHHLASKAQQQQGTPTPSHPTQDSSTKASPAPSPPQPRTPPSQQQQQQQPGFITPMQATLTKSSHSSSSPILKLTPRPPAPTSVAAAAAAAAAGAAASPSTAASAPQARPSSQSLPAAQQYTSSASPSSTTSSSSPASKTPAFRPPHSGTPRGQQGNFAASSPAGQKTTSASSSSSQVTSFSTPAPKHSAAAAAAAATAAAAAAAASSASAPTGQRQRAGSTGGVAAKSAAVSSASTTPQLSQVSSAGSALLGAAGPSLPLGFGMLGGLVPVSLPFQFPSLLNLPPPGVTSATGTAASVTSSSGYSLPQNLLKSLQSGSQAALPPHLQLAFPDVTQSQGGDKRKTL from the exons ATGGCCGAACAGCGAAAGGTACCTTTCGTCACTCTCGCCACCTTTAACACCTCACCAGCCTCGGAAACAAAGAAAAGACGTCGGGAGGAGGATAATGACACCAGCCACGGGAAAAATGGAGGGATTGGAAGTGCAGCAACCGGGCCAGGAGGTGGTAGTAGCATGTTCGGTAACATGAAAGGAAATGGTAACGTTGCTGACGGAACTTCTGGAGAACCCAGGGCAGTCACGGTGCGTTTGAATTTATCCTTGTCTGAGCCCAGTGATAAAGGATCTGCAGAATACAACTACAGCGAGCTGGTTCAAGCAACTCAG GTAAAGAAGAAGAAGCCTCCTCAAGGACCGCCTCCTCAAGGACTGACTCCCAACTTTGATCCCAACGATCCCTTTGGTGACGATGCAAAAGAGAGGATGGAGGTGGAAGCACTTGCCAAAAAGTTTGAGAGCAAATAT GGGGGAAACCCGagcaaaaagaagagaaaggacaggatccaagatctggtggACATCGGATACGGCTACGACGAGACGGACCCCTTCATAGATAATTCAGAAGCC TATGATGAGCTGGTGCCCGCGTCCTTGACCACTAAGCTGGGCGGCTTTTACATCAACACGGGCACCCTGCAGTTCCGACCAGCTTCAGACTCAGAGGGGGACGACACAACTAAGGATGGAAATCATCTTAAG GCGCCAGCCATTGAGGAAAGAGTGATCAAGAAAAGGCGGAAAAAGCAAGATGGTGGTTTGGAGCTGGAGAAGAAACCAAGAAAGATGCGGGTGCCAAAGACAGG GGTGTCGTCATTAAACCGTCCAGAGAAGAAGAAGCGTAAGAAGCTGATGAAGGACTCCCTGAACCTGGCGGCCATGCTGCGCCGCTTCGCCCGCGAGAAGGAGGAGATCCGCAAGAAGCAGCCGGGCGTAGTCAAGGTGACCCGAGGCCCCAACGCTGCCAATGCCACCGCCACGCCCAACCCTGCCGCCACCCAGCGACCCCCAGTGGCCGTGCTCAACTCCCACCCCCCGCCCGGTAACGCCGTCCCCCTGGGCACTGCCGTCACCACGCCCGGAGGCGACTTCAACATGTCCGACTTGACCACCGACCCGGCGGTGATGTCATTGCTGGGCGGCGCCCATGACAACGAGATGCTGCAGGACCTGATGGGGGACCTGGATTTCGGCCTGTTGGACTCTCCCACGCCCGCCAGCCCCCGACAGCAGGCGGAGAACGGGAACCTGCTGCCAGGAGGTCAGAAGGCTGTGGTGGTACCCGGAGGTGTGGCAGCGGCGGGCCGGATCCCCAAAGGACCCCTCAACCCACCGCCACTGCCCAGCGGCCTGCCGGGACCCCTGGTCAAGCGCATCGAGGACCTGCGGGCG GCATCACGTCAATTCGACCAAGAAGGCCGCAAGAAGTTCTTCACTCTGGACATGAACAACATTTTGCTGGA TATTGAGCTGCAGGTTCAGGAGCAGCCCATTGAGGCTCGCTCAGCCGTCTACTCCCACATGGAGGCGTTCGTACCATGCAACAAGGAGGCCCTTCTCAAGCGTTTGAAAAAACTCAGCCTCAACATACAG GATGATCGTCTGCGCACCCCTCTCCTGAAGCTGAAGCTGGCAGTCTGCAGCGTGATGCCTGAGCAGATAGCAAGGTTCAACATGGACTGCATGGCCAGGGTGGCAAA ACAGCAgtcggaagagggagagaagaatggctcggaggaggacgacgaggagaAGCCGGGGAAGAGGGTGATGGGACCCCGCAAGAAATTCATCTGGGACGACAAACTCAG GAACCTGCTGTGCATCTTGGTGCGGGTGAAGCTGGGCTGCTACGAGCGGGAGGCCCAGAACTCTCTCTCGGCTGAGGACTACCTCAAAGCCTTCATGGAGACGGAGGTCAAACCACTCTGGCCCAAAGGCTGGATGCAGGCCAG GATCCTGTTCAGAGAAAGCCGCATGGCCCATAACCACCTCACTGGCAACTC GGTCAAGAAAAGAATAGTACCCACACCAAAAGTCAAATCCAAG GAGGTGGTGTGGACCCCGCGGGCGACCCCGGTGGTGGTGGACCCCTCCTCCCCGCTCGCCCTGGTGGCTCGTCAGCACCTGCAGCCCGAGCAGCTCCGCCAGTCGGAGCCCATCTGCCTGTCCGACTCCCTGGACGAGGACCTGGGCACGCCCTCGCTGGACTCCATCTCCCAGGCGCTGGCCCTCCTCAGCAACGCCGCCAAGGGCCTGATCCAGGGAGACGGCCCCGCGCAGGCCTccgccccttcctcctcctcctcgctcctgCAGAAGAAGGGCCCCTACGTCTCTACCTCCTTCACCGGttcccccaccctctcctcctcctccatggctaAGGGTTCTCCGCTGGCCCAGGCTCACAGACACTCCTCCTCAGGGGCGGCTGAGTCGCCACGGACTCCTGGTAGCaaggcctcttcctcctcctcctcctcaggctcCCCGTCCACGGGCAACAAGGCCCGGCCGCCCCCCAccgcctcccctctcctgcccccccagCACAAGGCCTTCAGCCTGGCTGGCAAGGTGGCCAAGGGTGGCACGGTGAGTGCCGCGGAGGTCATCCTGGCAGCCTCGGCGCAGGCACGTGCCCAACAACACGCCATGgctgtcgctgctgctgctgccgccgcagcctcgtcctcttcctccccccaccACCTGGCCTCCAaagcccagcagcagcagggaaCACCGACCCCCTCACACCCCACTCAGGACTCCAGCACCAAGGCCTCGCCGGCCCCCTCGCCCCCCCAGCCTCGCACCCCTCcgtcccagcagcagcagcagcagcagccaggctTCATCACGCCCATGCAGGCCACCCTCACCAAGTCCTCCCACAGCTCCAGCTCCCCCATCCTGAAGCTGACCCCCAGGCCCCCGGCCCCTACGTCtgtcgctgctgctgccgccgccgccgccgccggggCTGCTGCCTCCCCGTCCACTGCTGCTTCAGCTCCGCAGGCCAGGCCCTCCTCTCAGTCCCTCCCCGCTGCCCAGCAGtacacctcctccgcctccccttCTTCCACAACGTCCTCCTCTTCGCCCGCCTCCAAGACGCCAGCTTTCCGCCCCCCTCACTCAGGCACCCCCAGGGGGCAGCAGGGTAACTTTGCAGCCAGCTCCCCGGCGGGCCAGAAGACCACCTccgcgtcctcctcctcctctcaggtCACCAGCTTCTCCACTCCCGCCCCTAaacactcagcagcagcagcagcggcggccgccacagcagcagcagcagcagcagccgcctctAGTGCCAGCGCGCCCACAGGGCAGCGGCAGAGGGCCGGTAGCACGGGGGGCGTGGCAGCCAAGTCAGCAGCTGTGTCCTCAGCATCAACTACTCCGCAGCTGTCACAG GTGTCGTCAGCTGGCAGTGCCCTGCTGGGTGCGGCGGGCCCGTCCCTGCCGCTGGGCTTCGGCATGCTGGGGGGCCTGGTGCCAGTCTCCCTGCCCTTCCAGTTCCCCTCCCTGCTCAACCTGCCCCCGCCCGGTGTCACCAGCGCAACCGGCACCGCCGCCTCAGTCACCAGCAGCTCAGGATACTCCCTTCCACAGA ATCTCTTAAAGAGTCTTCAGTCTGGCTCTCAAGCTGCACTACCTCCTCACTTGCAGCTGGCTTTCCCAG
- the ubn2b gene encoding ubinuclein-2b isoform X2, translating into MAEQRKVPFVTLATFNTSPASETKKRRREEDNDTSHGKNGGIGSAATGPGGGSSMFGNMKGNGNVADGTSGEPRAVTVRLNLSLSEPSDKGSAEYNYSELVQATQVKKKKPPQGPPPQGLTPNFDPNDPFGDDAKERMEVEALAKKFESKYGGNPSKKKRKDRIQDLVDIGYGYDETDPFIDNSEAYDELVPASLTTKLGGFYINTGTLQFRPASDSEGDDTTKDGNHLKAPAIEERVIKKRRKKQDGGLELEKKPRKMRVPKTGVSSLNRPEKKKRKKLMKDSLNLAAMLRRFAREKEEIRKKQPGVVKVTRGPNAANATATPNPAATQRPPVAVLNSHPPPGNAVPLGTAVTTPGGDFNMSDLTTDPAVMSLLGGAHDNEMLQDLMGDLDFGLLDSPTPASPRQQAENGNLLPGGQKAVVVPGGVAAAGRIPKGPLNPPPLPSGLPGPLVKRIEDLRAASRQFDQEGRKKFFTLDMNNILLDIELQVQEQPIEARSAVYSHMEAFVPCNKEALLKRLKKLSLNIQDDRLRTPLLKLKLAVCSVMPEQIARFNMDCMARVAKQQSEEGEKNGSEEDDEEKPGKRVMGPRKKFIWDDKLRNLLCILVRVKLGCYEREAQNSLSAEDYLKAFMETEVKPLWPKGWMQARILFRESRMAHNHLTGNSVKKRIVPTPKVKSKEVVWTPRATPVVVDPSSPLALVARQHLQPEQLRQSEPICLSDSLDEDLGTPSLDSISQALALLSNAAKGLIQGDGPAQASAPSSSSSLLQKKGPYVSTSFTGSPTLSSSSMAKGSPLAQAHRHSSSGAAESPRTPGSKASSSSSSSGSPSTGNKARPPPTASPLLPPQHKAFSLAGKVAKGGTVSAAEVILAASAQARAQQHAMAVAAAAAAAASSSSSPHHLASKAQQQQGTPTPSHPTQDSSTKASPAPSPPQPRTPPSQQQQQQQPGFITPMQATLTKSSHSSSSPILKLTPRPPAPTSVAAAAAAAAAGAAASPSTAASAPQARPSSQSLPAAQQYTSSASPSSTTSSSSPASKTPAFRPPHSGTPRGQQGNFAASSPAGQKTTSASSSSSQVTSFSTPAPKHSAAAAAAAATAAAAAAAASSASAPTGQRQRAGSTGGVAAKSAAVSSASTTPQLSQVSSAGSALLGAAGPSLPLGFGMLGGLVPVSLPFQFPSLLNLPPPGVTSATGTAASVTSSSGYSLPQNVTQSQGGDKRKTL; encoded by the exons ATGGCCGAACAGCGAAAGGTACCTTTCGTCACTCTCGCCACCTTTAACACCTCACCAGCCTCGGAAACAAAGAAAAGACGTCGGGAGGAGGATAATGACACCAGCCACGGGAAAAATGGAGGGATTGGAAGTGCAGCAACCGGGCCAGGAGGTGGTAGTAGCATGTTCGGTAACATGAAAGGAAATGGTAACGTTGCTGACGGAACTTCTGGAGAACCCAGGGCAGTCACGGTGCGTTTGAATTTATCCTTGTCTGAGCCCAGTGATAAAGGATCTGCAGAATACAACTACAGCGAGCTGGTTCAAGCAACTCAG GTAAAGAAGAAGAAGCCTCCTCAAGGACCGCCTCCTCAAGGACTGACTCCCAACTTTGATCCCAACGATCCCTTTGGTGACGATGCAAAAGAGAGGATGGAGGTGGAAGCACTTGCCAAAAAGTTTGAGAGCAAATAT GGGGGAAACCCGagcaaaaagaagagaaaggacaggatccaagatctggtggACATCGGATACGGCTACGACGAGACGGACCCCTTCATAGATAATTCAGAAGCC TATGATGAGCTGGTGCCCGCGTCCTTGACCACTAAGCTGGGCGGCTTTTACATCAACACGGGCACCCTGCAGTTCCGACCAGCTTCAGACTCAGAGGGGGACGACACAACTAAGGATGGAAATCATCTTAAG GCGCCAGCCATTGAGGAAAGAGTGATCAAGAAAAGGCGGAAAAAGCAAGATGGTGGTTTGGAGCTGGAGAAGAAACCAAGAAAGATGCGGGTGCCAAAGACAGG GGTGTCGTCATTAAACCGTCCAGAGAAGAAGAAGCGTAAGAAGCTGATGAAGGACTCCCTGAACCTGGCGGCCATGCTGCGCCGCTTCGCCCGCGAGAAGGAGGAGATCCGCAAGAAGCAGCCGGGCGTAGTCAAGGTGACCCGAGGCCCCAACGCTGCCAATGCCACCGCCACGCCCAACCCTGCCGCCACCCAGCGACCCCCAGTGGCCGTGCTCAACTCCCACCCCCCGCCCGGTAACGCCGTCCCCCTGGGCACTGCCGTCACCACGCCCGGAGGCGACTTCAACATGTCCGACTTGACCACCGACCCGGCGGTGATGTCATTGCTGGGCGGCGCCCATGACAACGAGATGCTGCAGGACCTGATGGGGGACCTGGATTTCGGCCTGTTGGACTCTCCCACGCCCGCCAGCCCCCGACAGCAGGCGGAGAACGGGAACCTGCTGCCAGGAGGTCAGAAGGCTGTGGTGGTACCCGGAGGTGTGGCAGCGGCGGGCCGGATCCCCAAAGGACCCCTCAACCCACCGCCACTGCCCAGCGGCCTGCCGGGACCCCTGGTCAAGCGCATCGAGGACCTGCGGGCG GCATCACGTCAATTCGACCAAGAAGGCCGCAAGAAGTTCTTCACTCTGGACATGAACAACATTTTGCTGGA TATTGAGCTGCAGGTTCAGGAGCAGCCCATTGAGGCTCGCTCAGCCGTCTACTCCCACATGGAGGCGTTCGTACCATGCAACAAGGAGGCCCTTCTCAAGCGTTTGAAAAAACTCAGCCTCAACATACAG GATGATCGTCTGCGCACCCCTCTCCTGAAGCTGAAGCTGGCAGTCTGCAGCGTGATGCCTGAGCAGATAGCAAGGTTCAACATGGACTGCATGGCCAGGGTGGCAAA ACAGCAgtcggaagagggagagaagaatggctcggaggaggacgacgaggagaAGCCGGGGAAGAGGGTGATGGGACCCCGCAAGAAATTCATCTGGGACGACAAACTCAG GAACCTGCTGTGCATCTTGGTGCGGGTGAAGCTGGGCTGCTACGAGCGGGAGGCCCAGAACTCTCTCTCGGCTGAGGACTACCTCAAAGCCTTCATGGAGACGGAGGTCAAACCACTCTGGCCCAAAGGCTGGATGCAGGCCAG GATCCTGTTCAGAGAAAGCCGCATGGCCCATAACCACCTCACTGGCAACTC GGTCAAGAAAAGAATAGTACCCACACCAAAAGTCAAATCCAAG GAGGTGGTGTGGACCCCGCGGGCGACCCCGGTGGTGGTGGACCCCTCCTCCCCGCTCGCCCTGGTGGCTCGTCAGCACCTGCAGCCCGAGCAGCTCCGCCAGTCGGAGCCCATCTGCCTGTCCGACTCCCTGGACGAGGACCTGGGCACGCCCTCGCTGGACTCCATCTCCCAGGCGCTGGCCCTCCTCAGCAACGCCGCCAAGGGCCTGATCCAGGGAGACGGCCCCGCGCAGGCCTccgccccttcctcctcctcctcgctcctgCAGAAGAAGGGCCCCTACGTCTCTACCTCCTTCACCGGttcccccaccctctcctcctcctccatggctaAGGGTTCTCCGCTGGCCCAGGCTCACAGACACTCCTCCTCAGGGGCGGCTGAGTCGCCACGGACTCCTGGTAGCaaggcctcttcctcctcctcctcctcaggctcCCCGTCCACGGGCAACAAGGCCCGGCCGCCCCCCAccgcctcccctctcctgcccccccagCACAAGGCCTTCAGCCTGGCTGGCAAGGTGGCCAAGGGTGGCACGGTGAGTGCCGCGGAGGTCATCCTGGCAGCCTCGGCGCAGGCACGTGCCCAACAACACGCCATGgctgtcgctgctgctgctgccgccgcagcctcgtcctcttcctccccccaccACCTGGCCTCCAaagcccagcagcagcagggaaCACCGACCCCCTCACACCCCACTCAGGACTCCAGCACCAAGGCCTCGCCGGCCCCCTCGCCCCCCCAGCCTCGCACCCCTCcgtcccagcagcagcagcagcagcagccaggctTCATCACGCCCATGCAGGCCACCCTCACCAAGTCCTCCCACAGCTCCAGCTCCCCCATCCTGAAGCTGACCCCCAGGCCCCCGGCCCCTACGTCtgtcgctgctgctgccgccgccgccgccgccggggCTGCTGCCTCCCCGTCCACTGCTGCTTCAGCTCCGCAGGCCAGGCCCTCCTCTCAGTCCCTCCCCGCTGCCCAGCAGtacacctcctccgcctccccttCTTCCACAACGTCCTCCTCTTCGCCCGCCTCCAAGACGCCAGCTTTCCGCCCCCCTCACTCAGGCACCCCCAGGGGGCAGCAGGGTAACTTTGCAGCCAGCTCCCCGGCGGGCCAGAAGACCACCTccgcgtcctcctcctcctctcaggtCACCAGCTTCTCCACTCCCGCCCCTAaacactcagcagcagcagcagcggcggccgccacagcagcagcagcagcagcagccgcctctAGTGCCAGCGCGCCCACAGGGCAGCGGCAGAGGGCCGGTAGCACGGGGGGCGTGGCAGCCAAGTCAGCAGCTGTGTCCTCAGCATCAACTACTCCGCAGCTGTCACAG GTGTCGTCAGCTGGCAGTGCCCTGCTGGGTGCGGCGGGCCCGTCCCTGCCGCTGGGCTTCGGCATGCTGGGGGGCCTGGTGCCAGTCTCCCTGCCCTTCCAGTTCCCCTCCCTGCTCAACCTGCCCCCGCCCGGTGTCACCAGCGCAACCGGCACCGCCGCCTCAGTCACCAGCAGCTCAGGATACTCCCTTCCACAGA